In Candidatus Acidiferrales bacterium, a single genomic region encodes these proteins:
- a CDS encoding (2Fe-2S) ferredoxin domain-containing protein, which yields MPRVFRKQIFVCNTEGPGKCGEKGGNELLMKFREEVKARGWTDVIVTKVGCTGQHPVGPTVIIHPDGIWYKTVQPSDVAEILDQHIQGDTPVARLINPEMAVKGE from the coding sequence ATGCCACGCGTCTTTCGCAAACAGATTTTTGTCTGCAACACCGAAGGTCCCGGCAAATGCGGGGAAAAAGGCGGGAACGAATTGCTGATGAAATTCCGCGAGGAAGTGAAGGCGCGGGGGTGGACCGACGTTATCGTGACCAAAGTGGGTTGCACCGGCCAGCATCCCGTCGGCCCCACCGTCATCATCCATCCCGACGGCATCTGGTATAAGACCGTTCAGCCTTCCGACGTGGCCGAAATCCTCGACCAACACATCCAAGGCGACACACCGGTCGCGCGGCTGATTAACCCGGAAATGGCGGTAAAGGGCGAGTAG